One Clavelina lepadiformis chromosome 1, kaClaLepa1.1, whole genome shotgun sequence genomic region harbors:
- the LOC143444315 gene encoding uncharacterized protein LOC143444315 isoform X1, translating to MKPRRSRQTVDYSKFGKDDASDELELSKLFSDDFETSTPPPVKKTKKESTSKKTSRKEPKARFTPDDQGWFKDDLDRALELSLASSQNSNDSLDGSSTIFTTKAQICPPKDNDKENIKPAQIVLPRKRTSENGVICQVDDKITEVEIPAEEELPRARSRTKSKNKDEEDNYVASDHSSSDNEEFTNQESDYDSDFSEEKKPSKPKRIKKEKKSSTKNRIKNKPSTNQKNTHKVNQTKKMEVKSTKTTAETAFPVSAKPRGTGLSKSVAPVNYANPILKKFEQPSWTPPGTSGSPPHKKLEATLTPTLRLGLSRNVRLKPLHVNVKPG from the exons ATGAAACCAAGACG ATCAAGACAAACTGTTGATTACTCAAAGTTTGGAAAAGATGATGCCAGTGACG AGCTTGAATTATCCAAGTTGTTTTCAGACGATTTTGAAACTTCAACTCCACCACCtgtgaagaaaacaaaaaaagaatcaaCGTCAAAGAAAACCAGCCGTAAAGAGCCCAAAGCTCG TTTCACACCAGATGACCAAGGTTGGTTTAAAGATGACTTGGATCGTGCATTGGAACTCTCATTGGCTTCATCTCAG AACTCAAACGACAGTTTGGATGGCAGCAGCACGATTTTTACCACCAAAGCACAAATCTGCCCTCCAAAAGATAACGACAAAGAGAACATAAAACCGGCACAAATAGTTTTGCCTAGAAAAAG AACAAGTGAAAACGGAGTGATATGCCAGGTGGATGACAAGATCACAGAAGTCGAGATCCCTGCAGAAGAGGAACTACCGAGAGCCAGGAGCAGGACGAAATCCAAAAATAAAGATGAAGAAGATAACTATGTCGCCTCAGATCACAGCAGCAGTGATAACGAAG AGTTCACAAATCAGGAAAGTGATTACGATAGTGACTTTAGTGAAGAGAAGAAACCTTCAAAACCAAAAagaataaagaaagaaaagaaatcaAGCACGAAAAAtcgaataaaaaataagccaAGTACAAATCAGAAAAACACTCACAAAGTTAATCAAACTAAAAAGATGGAGGTGAAAAGTACAAAGACGACTGCTGAAACAG CATTTCCGGTGTCTGCTAAACCTCGAGGAACAGGCTTGTCTAAATCTGTGGCTCCTGTTAATTATGCAAAtccaattttgaaaaagttcgAACAGCCTTCATGGACGCCACCTG GGACATCGGGAAGTCCTCCGCACAAGAAACTCGAAGCCACGTTAACGCCCACGTTGCGACTTGGTCTTTCTCGTAATGTCAGGTTGAAACCTCTGCACGTGAACGTGAAACCAGGTTGA
- the LOC143444314 gene encoding sodium- and chloride-dependent neutral and basic amino acid transporter B(0+)-like, protein MSKSETEKVDLRKEDELSSESLVEKKAPEGEERETWDKKLDFMLSCIGYAVGLGNIWRFPYLCYKNGGGAFLVPYFIFLIICGIPLFFLELSFGQFGALGPVAIWKVAPLFKGVGYCMMMISFIVCIYYNVIIAYSLHFIFNSFTSVLPWSTCGNVWNTEFCRDKVQNANVTSPPEWTGVKCKAGAGWFDATGMTFVNATNLNDVGYMGKDDWANETEVNGSCITFTTASQEYFSRKVLRLTESIAETGGIQWELVGCLVLAWVIVFVCLFKGVKWSGKVVYFTATFPYVVLFILLIRGAMEEGATKGIAYYITPNVTKLQDIWVWSDAAVQIFYSLGAAWGVLLSYSSLNKFHNNVYRDAISICAINCCTSVLAGFVVFSVIGSLAHQTGREIEDVVDQGAGLAFVAYPAAVANLPAAPVWAFLFFFMLLNLGLDSQFGMIEGVTKGLLDEVSWFRKNRVKFLAGLCVIQFVLAIPMVTESGMYWLNLIDWYSSGFPLMIAAVMEIGCLSWNYGVDRFIYDIECMIGKRLFLWQWWKALWLVITPASIGLVMTAYVTFYSPAKYNGNGYPTWAEVIGWFSAFASIIAIPVTAIYQILKHPRAKGTIFERVKELLKSDPDWGPRDLHIEYKYRSNKKVIEMKERGSEPLTSCCAGEQSSSSSSESLEPPRYV, encoded by the exons ATGTCAAAAAGTGAAACTGAAAAG GTCGATTTACGGAAAGAGGATGAACTCTCCTCCGAGAGCTTAGTGGAGAAGAAGGCACCGGAG GGGGAAGAGAGAGAGACTTGGGACAAGAAACTCGACTTCATGCTCTCTTGTATTGGATATGCGGTCGGCCTCGGCAATATTTGGAGGTTTCCTTATCTCTGTTATAAGAACGGAGGAG GCGCTTTCCTCGTGccttattttatctttttgatCATCTGCGGCattcctttgttttttttggaGCTCAGCTTTGGTCAATTCGGTGCACTGGGTCCTGTCGCTATTTGGAAGGTCGCTCCACTTTTTAAAG GTGTCGGATACTGCATGATGATGATTTCTTTTATCGTGTGCATCTACTACAACGTCATAATTGCCTACagtttgcattttatcttCAATTCTTTCACGTCTGTTTTGCCTTGGTCGACTTGTGGCAATGTATGGAACACGGAATTCTGCAGGGACAAAGTGCAAA ACGCCAACGTCACTTCACCGCCCGAATGGACCGGGGTGAAATGCAAAGCGGGGGCGGGCTGGTTCGATGCCACTGGCATGACCTTCGTCAATGCCACAAACCTCAACGACGTAGGATACATGGGCAAGGACGATTGGGCGAACGAGACAGAAGTCAATGGCAGCTGCATAACTTTTACCACCGCCTCCCAGGAATATTTCAG TCGTAAAGTTCTTCGTCTAACTGAAAGCATCGCTGAAACCGGCGGAATCCAGTGGGAACTGGTCGGTTGTCTCGTTCTAGCTTGGGTTATCGTCTTTGTGTGCTTGTTCAAGGGCGTAAAGTGGTCGGGCAAG GTCGTCTACTTCACAGCGACCTTTCCCTACGTCGTCCTCTTCATTCTCCTCATCCGTGGAGCCATGGAGGAGGGAGCCACAAAGGGAATAGCTTATTACATCACGCCCAACGTTACCAAGCTCCAGGACATATGG GTTTGGTCGGACGCCGCAGTTCAAATCTTTTACTCTCTGGGTGCGGCCTGGGGTGTTCTGCTTTCCTATTCATCTCTAAACAAATTCCACAACAACGTGTACAG AGATGCAATTTCGATTTGTGCAATAAACTGCTGCACGAGTGTTCTTGCTGGTTTTGTCGTCTTCTCAGTGATTGGATCTCTTGCTCACCAAACCGGTCGTGAAATCGAAGATGTCGTTGATCAAG GTGCTGGTCTTGCCTTCGTCGCCTATCCTGCTGCAGTCGCCAACCTCCCTGCTGCCCCCGTGTGGgcgtttcttttctttttcatgCTCCTGAATCTTGGCTTGGACAGTCAG TTTGGAATGATTGAGGGAGTCACCAAGGGTTTGTTGGATGAAGTGTCCTGGTTCCGTAAAAATCGAGTCAAGTTTTTGGCCGGCCTCTGCGTGATTCAATTTGTTCTTGCTATTCCAATGGTCACTGAG AGCGGAATGTATTGGTTAAATCTCATCGATTGGTACTCTTCGGGATTTCCGCTTATGATAGCTGCGGTTATGGAAATCGGTTGTTTGTCCTGGAATTACG GTGTTGACCGCTTCATTTACGACATCGAGTGCATGATCGGGAAACGACTCTTTCTCTGGCAGTGGTGGAAGGCATTGTGGCTTGTGATAACTCCGGCATCTATCGGG CTTGTGATGACAGCCTATGTCACTTTTTACTCCCCGGCGAAGTACAACGGCAATGGTTACCCGACTTGGGCCGAAGTTATCGGTTGGTTTTCTGCCTTTGCTTCCATTATCGCCATACCAGTTACGGCTATCTACCAAATTTTGAAGCATCCTAGAGCAAAAGGAACAATTTTTGAG AGGGTAAAAGAGCTCTTGAAGAGCGATCCGGACTGGGGACCTCGCGATCTTCACATCGAGTACAAGTACAGATCCAATAAGAAGGTGATAGAGATGAAAGAGCGAGGTTCCGAGCCACTGACCTCCTGCTGCGCTGGAGAGCAATCCTCCTCCTCCAGTTCTGAGTCTCTGGAGCCTCCGAGATACGTTTAA
- the LOC143444315 gene encoding uncharacterized protein LOC143444315 isoform X2: protein MKPRRSRQTVDYSKFGKDDASDDDFETSTPPPVKKTKKESTSKKTSRKEPKARFTPDDQGWFKDDLDRALELSLASSQNSNDSLDGSSTIFTTKAQICPPKDNDKENIKPAQIVLPRKRTSENGVICQVDDKITEVEIPAEEELPRARSRTKSKNKDEEDNYVASDHSSSDNEEFTNQESDYDSDFSEEKKPSKPKRIKKEKKSSTKNRIKNKPSTNQKNTHKVNQTKKMEVKSTKTTAETAFPVSAKPRGTGLSKSVAPVNYANPILKKFEQPSWTPPGTSGSPPHKKLEATLTPTLRLGLSRNVRLKPLHVNVKPG, encoded by the exons ATGAAACCAAGACG ATCAAGACAAACTGTTGATTACTCAAAGTTTGGAAAAGATGATGCCAGTGACG ACGATTTTGAAACTTCAACTCCACCACCtgtgaagaaaacaaaaaaagaatcaaCGTCAAAGAAAACCAGCCGTAAAGAGCCCAAAGCTCG TTTCACACCAGATGACCAAGGTTGGTTTAAAGATGACTTGGATCGTGCATTGGAACTCTCATTGGCTTCATCTCAG AACTCAAACGACAGTTTGGATGGCAGCAGCACGATTTTTACCACCAAAGCACAAATCTGCCCTCCAAAAGATAACGACAAAGAGAACATAAAACCGGCACAAATAGTTTTGCCTAGAAAAAG AACAAGTGAAAACGGAGTGATATGCCAGGTGGATGACAAGATCACAGAAGTCGAGATCCCTGCAGAAGAGGAACTACCGAGAGCCAGGAGCAGGACGAAATCCAAAAATAAAGATGAAGAAGATAACTATGTCGCCTCAGATCACAGCAGCAGTGATAACGAAG AGTTCACAAATCAGGAAAGTGATTACGATAGTGACTTTAGTGAAGAGAAGAAACCTTCAAAACCAAAAagaataaagaaagaaaagaaatcaAGCACGAAAAAtcgaataaaaaataagccaAGTACAAATCAGAAAAACACTCACAAAGTTAATCAAACTAAAAAGATGGAGGTGAAAAGTACAAAGACGACTGCTGAAACAG CATTTCCGGTGTCTGCTAAACCTCGAGGAACAGGCTTGTCTAAATCTGTGGCTCCTGTTAATTATGCAAAtccaattttgaaaaagttcgAACAGCCTTCATGGACGCCACCTG GGACATCGGGAAGTCCTCCGCACAAGAAACTCGAAGCCACGTTAACGCCCACGTTGCGACTTGGTCTTTCTCGTAATGTCAGGTTGAAACCTCTGCACGTGAACGTGAAACCAGGTTGA
- the LOC143444312 gene encoding sodium- and chloride-dependent neutral and basic amino acid transporter B(0+)-like isoform X1 — protein sequence MSKSEAKKVDLQQEDESSSESLVEKNEPEGEERETWDKKLDFMLSCIGYAVGLGNIWRFPYLCYKNGGGAFLVPYFIFLVLCGIPLFFLELSFGQFGALGPVAIWKVAPLFKGVGYCMMMISFIVCIYYNVIIAYSLHFIFNSFTSVLPWSTCGNVWNTEFCRDKVQNANVTSPPEWTGVKCKAGAGWFDATGMTFVNATNLNDVGYMGKDDWANETEVNGSCITFSTASQEYFSRKVLRLTESIAETGGIQWELVGCLVLAWVIVFVCLFKGVKWSGKIVYFTATFPYVVLFILLIRGAMEEGAAKGIAYYITPNVTKLQEIGVWSDAAIQILYSLGAAWGVLLSYSSLNKFHNNVYRDAISICTINCCTSVLAGFVVFSVLGSLAHQTGREIEDVVDQGAGLAFVAYPAAVANLPAAPVWAFLFFFMLLNLGLDTQFGMIEGVTKGLLDEVSWFRRNRVKFLAGLCVIQFVLAIPMVTESGMYWLNLIDWYSSGFPLMTVAVLEIGCLSWNYGVDRFIYDIECMIGKRLFLWQWWKALWLVITPVCIGFVLTAYVSFYSPVKYNGNGYPSWAEVIGWFSAFTSIIAIPVTAIYQILKHPRAKGTMFERVKELLKSDPDWGPHDPNVEYKYRSNKKVIEMKERGSEPLTSCCAGEQSSSSSSESLEPPSYAAAV from the exons CCGAGAGCTTGGTGGAGAAGAATGAACCGGAG GGGGAAGAGAGAGAGACTTGGGACAAGAAACTCGACTTCATGCTCTCTTGTATTGGATATGCGGTCGGCCTCGGCAATATTTGGAGATTTCCTTATCTCTGTTATAAGAACGGAGGAG GTGCTTTCCTCGTGccttattttatctttttggTCCTGTGCGGCATTCCTTTGTTCTTTTTGGAACTCAGCTTCGGTCAATTTGGTGCCCTGGGTCCTGTCGCCATTTGGAAGGTCGCTCCACTTTTTAAAG GTGTCGGATACTGCATGATGATGATTTCTTTCATCGTGTGCATCTACTACAACGTCATAATCGCCTACagtttgcattttatcttCAATTCTTTCACTTCTGTTCTGCCCTGGTCGACTTGTGGCAATGTATGGAACACGGAATTCTGCAGAGACAAAGTGCAAA ACGCCAACGTCACTTCACCGCCCGAATGGACCGGGGTGAAATGCAAAGCGGGGGCGGGCTGGTTCGATGCCACTGGCATGACCTTCGTCAATGCCACAAACCTCAACGACGTTGGATACATGGGCAAGGACGATTGGGCGAACGAGACAGAAGTCAACGGCAGCTGCATAACATTTTCCACCGCCTCACAGGAATACTTTAG TCGTAAAGTTCTTCGTCTAACTGAAAGCATTGCTGAAACCGGCGGAATCCAGTGGGAACTGGTGGGCTGTCTCGTTCTAGCTTGGGTTATCGTCTTTGTGTGCTTGTTCAAGGGCGTAAAGTGGTCGGGCAAG ATCGTCTACTTCACAGCGACCTTTCCCTACGTCGTCCTCTTTATTCTCCTCATCCGTGGAGCCATGGAGGAGGGAGCCGCGAAGGGGATCGCTTATTACATCACGCCCAACGTCACCAAGCTTCAGGAAATTGGG gtTTGGTCGGACGCCGCAATTCAGATCCTTTACTCTCTGGGTGCGGCCTGGGGTGTTCTGCTTTCCTATTCATCTTTAAACAAGTTCCACAACAACGTGTACAG AGATGCAATTTCGATTTGCACAATAAACTGCTGCACGAGTGTTCTTGCTGGTTTTGTCGTCTTCTCAGTGCTTGGATCTCTGGCTCACCAAACCGGTCGTGAAATCGAAGATGTCGTTGACCAag GTGCTGGTCTTGCCTTCGTCGCCTATCCAGCTGCAGTCGCCAACCTCCCTGCTGCCCCCGTGTGGGCgttccttttctttttcatgCTCCTGAATCTTGGTTTGGACACTCAG TTTGGAATGATTGAGGGAGTCACCAAGGGTTTGTTGGATGAAGTGTCCTGGTTCCGTAGAAATCGAGTCAAGTTTTTGGCCGGCCTCTGCGTGATTCAATTTGTTCTTGCTATTCCAATGGTCACTGAG AGCGGAATGTATTGGTTAAATCTCATCGATTGGTACTCCTCGGGATTTCCGCTTATGACTGTTGCGGTTTTGGAGATCGGTTGTTTGTCCTGGAATTACG GTGTTGACCGCTTCATTTACGACATTGAGTGCATGATCGGGAAACGACTCTTTCTCTGGCAGTGGTGGAAGGCATTGTGGCTTGTGATAACTCCTGTCTGTATCGGG tttgtgTTGACTGCATATGTCAGTTTCTACTCCCCGGTTAAATACAACGGCAATGGTTACCCGTCTTGGGCCGAAGTTATCGGTTGGTTTTCCGCCTTTACCTCCATTATCGCCATACCAGTTACGGCTATCTACCAAATTCTGAAGCATCCTAGAGCAAAAGGAACAATGTTTGAG AGGGTAAAGGAGCTCTTGAAGTCCGATCCGGACTGGGGACCGCACGACCCGAACGTCGAGTACAAGTACAGATCCAATAAGAAGGTGATAGAGATGAAAGAGCGAGGTTCCGAACCACTGACCTCCTGCTGCGCTGGAGAGCAATCCTCCTCCTCCAGTTCTGAGTCTCTGGAGCCTCCGAGCTACGCTGCGGCCGTTTAA
- the LOC143444312 gene encoding sodium- and chloride-dependent neutral and basic amino acid transporter B(0+)-like isoform X3 produces the protein MSKSEAKKGEERETWDKKLDFMLSCIGYAVGLGNIWRFPYLCYKNGGGAFLVPYFIFLVLCGIPLFFLELSFGQFGALGPVAIWKVAPLFKGVGYCMMMISFIVCIYYNVIIAYSLHFIFNSFTSVLPWSTCGNVWNTEFCRDKVQNANVTSPPEWTGVKCKAGAGWFDATGMTFVNATNLNDVGYMGKDDWANETEVNGSCITFSTASQEYFSRKVLRLTESIAETGGIQWELVGCLVLAWVIVFVCLFKGVKWSGKIVYFTATFPYVVLFILLIRGAMEEGAAKGIAYYITPNVTKLQEIGVWSDAAIQILYSLGAAWGVLLSYSSLNKFHNNVYRDAISICTINCCTSVLAGFVVFSVLGSLAHQTGREIEDVVDQGAGLAFVAYPAAVANLPAAPVWAFLFFFMLLNLGLDTQFGMIEGVTKGLLDEVSWFRRNRVKFLAGLCVIQFVLAIPMVTESGMYWLNLIDWYSSGFPLMTVAVLEIGCLSWNYGVDRFIYDIECMIGKRLFLWQWWKALWLVITPVCIGFVLTAYVSFYSPVKYNGNGYPSWAEVIGWFSAFTSIIAIPVTAIYQILKHPRAKGTMFERVKELLKSDPDWGPHDPNVEYKYRSNKKVIEMKERGSEPLTSCCAGEQSSSSSSESLEPPSYAAAV, from the exons GGGGAAGAGAGAGAGACTTGGGACAAGAAACTCGACTTCATGCTCTCTTGTATTGGATATGCGGTCGGCCTCGGCAATATTTGGAGATTTCCTTATCTCTGTTATAAGAACGGAGGAG GTGCTTTCCTCGTGccttattttatctttttggTCCTGTGCGGCATTCCTTTGTTCTTTTTGGAACTCAGCTTCGGTCAATTTGGTGCCCTGGGTCCTGTCGCCATTTGGAAGGTCGCTCCACTTTTTAAAG GTGTCGGATACTGCATGATGATGATTTCTTTCATCGTGTGCATCTACTACAACGTCATAATCGCCTACagtttgcattttatcttCAATTCTTTCACTTCTGTTCTGCCCTGGTCGACTTGTGGCAATGTATGGAACACGGAATTCTGCAGAGACAAAGTGCAAA ACGCCAACGTCACTTCACCGCCCGAATGGACCGGGGTGAAATGCAAAGCGGGGGCGGGCTGGTTCGATGCCACTGGCATGACCTTCGTCAATGCCACAAACCTCAACGACGTTGGATACATGGGCAAGGACGATTGGGCGAACGAGACAGAAGTCAACGGCAGCTGCATAACATTTTCCACCGCCTCACAGGAATACTTTAG TCGTAAAGTTCTTCGTCTAACTGAAAGCATTGCTGAAACCGGCGGAATCCAGTGGGAACTGGTGGGCTGTCTCGTTCTAGCTTGGGTTATCGTCTTTGTGTGCTTGTTCAAGGGCGTAAAGTGGTCGGGCAAG ATCGTCTACTTCACAGCGACCTTTCCCTACGTCGTCCTCTTTATTCTCCTCATCCGTGGAGCCATGGAGGAGGGAGCCGCGAAGGGGATCGCTTATTACATCACGCCCAACGTCACCAAGCTTCAGGAAATTGGG gtTTGGTCGGACGCCGCAATTCAGATCCTTTACTCTCTGGGTGCGGCCTGGGGTGTTCTGCTTTCCTATTCATCTTTAAACAAGTTCCACAACAACGTGTACAG AGATGCAATTTCGATTTGCACAATAAACTGCTGCACGAGTGTTCTTGCTGGTTTTGTCGTCTTCTCAGTGCTTGGATCTCTGGCTCACCAAACCGGTCGTGAAATCGAAGATGTCGTTGACCAag GTGCTGGTCTTGCCTTCGTCGCCTATCCAGCTGCAGTCGCCAACCTCCCTGCTGCCCCCGTGTGGGCgttccttttctttttcatgCTCCTGAATCTTGGTTTGGACACTCAG TTTGGAATGATTGAGGGAGTCACCAAGGGTTTGTTGGATGAAGTGTCCTGGTTCCGTAGAAATCGAGTCAAGTTTTTGGCCGGCCTCTGCGTGATTCAATTTGTTCTTGCTATTCCAATGGTCACTGAG AGCGGAATGTATTGGTTAAATCTCATCGATTGGTACTCCTCGGGATTTCCGCTTATGACTGTTGCGGTTTTGGAGATCGGTTGTTTGTCCTGGAATTACG GTGTTGACCGCTTCATTTACGACATTGAGTGCATGATCGGGAAACGACTCTTTCTCTGGCAGTGGTGGAAGGCATTGTGGCTTGTGATAACTCCTGTCTGTATCGGG tttgtgTTGACTGCATATGTCAGTTTCTACTCCCCGGTTAAATACAACGGCAATGGTTACCCGTCTTGGGCCGAAGTTATCGGTTGGTTTTCCGCCTTTACCTCCATTATCGCCATACCAGTTACGGCTATCTACCAAATTCTGAAGCATCCTAGAGCAAAAGGAACAATGTTTGAG AGGGTAAAGGAGCTCTTGAAGTCCGATCCGGACTGGGGACCGCACGACCCGAACGTCGAGTACAAGTACAGATCCAATAAGAAGGTGATAGAGATGAAAGAGCGAGGTTCCGAACCACTGACCTCCTGCTGCGCTGGAGAGCAATCCTCCTCCTCCAGTTCTGAGTCTCTGGAGCCTCCGAGCTACGCTGCGGCCGTTTAA
- the LOC143444312 gene encoding sodium- and chloride-dependent neutral and basic amino acid transporter B(0+)-like isoform X2, translating into MSKSEAKKQEDESSSESLVEKNEPEGEERETWDKKLDFMLSCIGYAVGLGNIWRFPYLCYKNGGGAFLVPYFIFLVLCGIPLFFLELSFGQFGALGPVAIWKVAPLFKGVGYCMMMISFIVCIYYNVIIAYSLHFIFNSFTSVLPWSTCGNVWNTEFCRDKVQNANVTSPPEWTGVKCKAGAGWFDATGMTFVNATNLNDVGYMGKDDWANETEVNGSCITFSTASQEYFSRKVLRLTESIAETGGIQWELVGCLVLAWVIVFVCLFKGVKWSGKIVYFTATFPYVVLFILLIRGAMEEGAAKGIAYYITPNVTKLQEIGVWSDAAIQILYSLGAAWGVLLSYSSLNKFHNNVYRDAISICTINCCTSVLAGFVVFSVLGSLAHQTGREIEDVVDQGAGLAFVAYPAAVANLPAAPVWAFLFFFMLLNLGLDTQFGMIEGVTKGLLDEVSWFRRNRVKFLAGLCVIQFVLAIPMVTESGMYWLNLIDWYSSGFPLMTVAVLEIGCLSWNYGVDRFIYDIECMIGKRLFLWQWWKALWLVITPVCIGFVLTAYVSFYSPVKYNGNGYPSWAEVIGWFSAFTSIIAIPVTAIYQILKHPRAKGTMFERVKELLKSDPDWGPHDPNVEYKYRSNKKVIEMKERGSEPLTSCCAGEQSSSSSSESLEPPSYAAAV; encoded by the exons CCGAGAGCTTGGTGGAGAAGAATGAACCGGAG GGGGAAGAGAGAGAGACTTGGGACAAGAAACTCGACTTCATGCTCTCTTGTATTGGATATGCGGTCGGCCTCGGCAATATTTGGAGATTTCCTTATCTCTGTTATAAGAACGGAGGAG GTGCTTTCCTCGTGccttattttatctttttggTCCTGTGCGGCATTCCTTTGTTCTTTTTGGAACTCAGCTTCGGTCAATTTGGTGCCCTGGGTCCTGTCGCCATTTGGAAGGTCGCTCCACTTTTTAAAG GTGTCGGATACTGCATGATGATGATTTCTTTCATCGTGTGCATCTACTACAACGTCATAATCGCCTACagtttgcattttatcttCAATTCTTTCACTTCTGTTCTGCCCTGGTCGACTTGTGGCAATGTATGGAACACGGAATTCTGCAGAGACAAAGTGCAAA ACGCCAACGTCACTTCACCGCCCGAATGGACCGGGGTGAAATGCAAAGCGGGGGCGGGCTGGTTCGATGCCACTGGCATGACCTTCGTCAATGCCACAAACCTCAACGACGTTGGATACATGGGCAAGGACGATTGGGCGAACGAGACAGAAGTCAACGGCAGCTGCATAACATTTTCCACCGCCTCACAGGAATACTTTAG TCGTAAAGTTCTTCGTCTAACTGAAAGCATTGCTGAAACCGGCGGAATCCAGTGGGAACTGGTGGGCTGTCTCGTTCTAGCTTGGGTTATCGTCTTTGTGTGCTTGTTCAAGGGCGTAAAGTGGTCGGGCAAG ATCGTCTACTTCACAGCGACCTTTCCCTACGTCGTCCTCTTTATTCTCCTCATCCGTGGAGCCATGGAGGAGGGAGCCGCGAAGGGGATCGCTTATTACATCACGCCCAACGTCACCAAGCTTCAGGAAATTGGG gtTTGGTCGGACGCCGCAATTCAGATCCTTTACTCTCTGGGTGCGGCCTGGGGTGTTCTGCTTTCCTATTCATCTTTAAACAAGTTCCACAACAACGTGTACAG AGATGCAATTTCGATTTGCACAATAAACTGCTGCACGAGTGTTCTTGCTGGTTTTGTCGTCTTCTCAGTGCTTGGATCTCTGGCTCACCAAACCGGTCGTGAAATCGAAGATGTCGTTGACCAag GTGCTGGTCTTGCCTTCGTCGCCTATCCAGCTGCAGTCGCCAACCTCCCTGCTGCCCCCGTGTGGGCgttccttttctttttcatgCTCCTGAATCTTGGTTTGGACACTCAG TTTGGAATGATTGAGGGAGTCACCAAGGGTTTGTTGGATGAAGTGTCCTGGTTCCGTAGAAATCGAGTCAAGTTTTTGGCCGGCCTCTGCGTGATTCAATTTGTTCTTGCTATTCCAATGGTCACTGAG AGCGGAATGTATTGGTTAAATCTCATCGATTGGTACTCCTCGGGATTTCCGCTTATGACTGTTGCGGTTTTGGAGATCGGTTGTTTGTCCTGGAATTACG GTGTTGACCGCTTCATTTACGACATTGAGTGCATGATCGGGAAACGACTCTTTCTCTGGCAGTGGTGGAAGGCATTGTGGCTTGTGATAACTCCTGTCTGTATCGGG tttgtgTTGACTGCATATGTCAGTTTCTACTCCCCGGTTAAATACAACGGCAATGGTTACCCGTCTTGGGCCGAAGTTATCGGTTGGTTTTCCGCCTTTACCTCCATTATCGCCATACCAGTTACGGCTATCTACCAAATTCTGAAGCATCCTAGAGCAAAAGGAACAATGTTTGAG AGGGTAAAGGAGCTCTTGAAGTCCGATCCGGACTGGGGACCGCACGACCCGAACGTCGAGTACAAGTACAGATCCAATAAGAAGGTGATAGAGATGAAAGAGCGAGGTTCCGAACCACTGACCTCCTGCTGCGCTGGAGAGCAATCCTCCTCCTCCAGTTCTGAGTCTCTGGAGCCTCCGAGCTACGCTGCGGCCGTTTAA